In Cupriavidus basilensis, one genomic interval encodes:
- a CDS encoding PP2C family protein-serine/threonine phosphatase codes for MTCASQFRWTSAARTDVGLVRERNEDACLAQPERGLWVVADGMGGHAVGDYASNLVVETLSRLALPHSLESLLDGARIALQEVNRELLEEAARRQVRRIGSTVVVLMACERFCGCLWAGDSRIYLYRDAHLTQLTRDHSRVEELKARGLITAEEAVHHPAHNTITRAVGANTALELDQTWVEVADADMFLLCSDGLSNELRDPEIASVLACGDCELAAQALVTAALGRGGHDNISAVVARAEDLYASDKTMVNPAL; via the coding sequence GTGACCTGTGCATCGCAATTCCGCTGGACTTCAGCCGCTCGCACCGATGTCGGCCTGGTACGGGAGCGCAATGAGGATGCCTGCCTCGCCCAGCCGGAGCGAGGGCTCTGGGTGGTGGCGGATGGCATGGGCGGCCACGCGGTCGGCGACTATGCCAGCAATCTGGTCGTGGAGACGCTGTCCCGGCTAGCCCTGCCGCACAGCCTCGAAAGCTTGCTCGACGGGGCCCGTATCGCCTTGCAGGAAGTCAATCGCGAACTGCTGGAGGAAGCCGCGCGCCGGCAGGTCCGGCGCATTGGCAGCACGGTGGTGGTGCTGATGGCGTGCGAACGCTTCTGTGGCTGCCTGTGGGCAGGCGACAGCCGCATCTACCTGTACCGGGACGCGCACCTGACCCAGTTGACCCGGGACCACAGCCGCGTGGAAGAACTCAAGGCGCGCGGCCTGATCACCGCGGAAGAAGCCGTGCATCACCCTGCGCACAACACCATCACCCGCGCGGTCGGCGCGAATACGGCACTGGAACTGGACCAGACCTGGGTGGAAGTCGCGGACGCCGATATGTTCCTGCTCTGCAGCGACGGCCTGAGCAATGAACTGCGGGACCCGGAGATCGCCAGCGTGCTGGCCTGCGGCGATTGCGAACTGGCGGCGCAGGCGCTGGTGACCGCGGCGCTGGGCCGCGGCGGCCACGACAACATTTCGGCGGTGGTGGCGCGCGCGGAGGATCTCTACGCCTCGGACAAGACCATGGTGAATCCAGCGCTGTAG
- a CDS encoding sigma-54 interaction domain-containing protein, which produces MKLFNQGGSVGSAISYAGLIEKIEILRSTLRWASKLERTEIEKLLKQATTLRDEVMQLSHKERFVQAAVAEPVPADLAPRERRQALLERSFIFEGTFGDNPKLLEALEIAEKAAPTDLPVLIDGESGTGKELMAKVIHANGSRTDKPYISVNCGAIPENLLESELFGHKKGAFTGAANDRRGKFESAHTGTIFLDEIGELPLTGQVKLLRVLESHEIQRVGSDETISVDTRIVAATNRDLRRLSEEGKFREDLFYRLSVIHVTLPPLRERRDEIALLVAYFGDEAAGALKRRPIKLTPRLRDFLMNYAYPGNIRELRNLMYRTSCLAGDTADLEHLPQDLRPKSSAAAPVAGGAVAPLVVDASTATSLSEAKRAASDEAERAFLERGLQEVGGTVAELARRFDMNRSHLQMLLKKHGIHSKDFRNPGAAQGGKAR; this is translated from the coding sequence ATGAAGCTGTTCAACCAGGGTGGCTCCGTCGGGTCGGCCATCTCCTACGCCGGGCTGATCGAGAAGATCGAGATCCTGCGCTCCACGTTGCGCTGGGCCTCCAAGCTGGAGCGCACGGAGATCGAGAAGCTGCTCAAGCAGGCCACCACGCTGCGCGACGAGGTGATGCAGCTATCGCACAAGGAGCGCTTTGTGCAGGCGGCCGTGGCGGAACCTGTGCCGGCCGACCTGGCGCCGCGCGAGCGCCGCCAGGCGTTGCTCGAACGCAGCTTTATCTTTGAGGGCACCTTCGGCGACAACCCCAAGCTGCTGGAGGCGCTGGAGATCGCCGAGAAGGCCGCGCCCACCGATCTGCCGGTGCTGATCGATGGCGAGAGCGGCACGGGCAAGGAGCTGATGGCCAAGGTGATCCATGCCAATGGCTCCAGGACGGACAAGCCCTATATCTCGGTGAACTGCGGGGCCATCCCTGAGAACCTGCTGGAGTCGGAGTTGTTCGGCCACAAGAAGGGCGCCTTCACGGGCGCCGCCAACGATCGCCGCGGCAAGTTCGAGAGCGCGCACACCGGCACCATCTTCCTCGATGAGATTGGCGAATTGCCTCTCACCGGGCAGGTCAAGCTGCTGCGCGTGCTGGAGTCGCACGAGATCCAGCGGGTCGGCTCCGACGAGACGATTTCAGTCGACACGCGCATCGTCGCAGCCACCAACCGGGACTTGCGGCGCCTGAGCGAGGAAGGCAAGTTTCGCGAAGACCTGTTCTACCGCCTCAGTGTGATCCACGTCACCCTGCCGCCGCTGCGCGAGCGGCGCGACGAAATCGCCTTGCTGGTGGCTTATTTCGGCGACGAGGCTGCCGGCGCGCTAAAGCGCCGGCCCATCAAGCTGACCCCGCGCCTGCGCGACTTCCTGATGAATTACGCCTATCCGGGCAACATCCGCGAGTTGCGCAACCTGATGTACCGGACCTCCTGCCTCGCCGGCGACACGGCTGATCTCGAGCATCTTCCGCAGGACCTGCGGCCTAAGTCATCGGCTGCGGCGCCAGTAGCCGGCGGCGCCGTGGCACCGCTGGTGGTGGATGCGTCCACGGCCACTTCGCTCAGCGAAGCCAAGCGCGCCGCCAGCGATGAAGCTGAACGCGCTTTTCTCGAGCGGGGATTGCAGGAGGTCGGCGGCACGGTGGCGGAGCTGGCCAGGCGCTTCGACATGAATCGCTCGCACCTGCAGATGCTGCTGAAGAAACACGGCATCCATTCCAAGGATTTTCGCAACCCGGGCGCGGCGCAGGGCGGCAAGGCGCGGTAG
- a CDS encoding ABC transporter transmembrane domain-containing protein, with protein sequence MEASPELHPLADFLAGVEILSPFSREEMERLAEHAQVLSYGFGETICNAGEAADGLFIIKSGSVRIFNEDNGKEVSLGVRKAREVFADIAMLREYRHESSVRSSAKTELLFIPRSVTEPMIAQNPAAMAFVASYVAISSAGGFVARLFDLRGKLDKSELEEAVRSVGVKRVSAGKEILKQDAREDRRLYVVRQGEVRIVRTEEGVEYPLATLRQGDIFGERACVMRQEQIASAIAGTDARLLVIPEKTVQLILERNPKLREVLEERIRFIDRELHRQKKMAERRKHPVMLDLRSKPEFGERVIRRFALVEQAEEMDCGAACLAMICRHHGIPMTLGKLRELANVTTQGATLDSLARAGESLGFTTRGVQCTHDSLLGFELPFIVHWEGYHYVVVYGVSKRWVWVADPALGFRKMGVEEFERGWSGTCLLFTSGESMAQLAVARSPWLRFIGYLAPYKRILAHLFMATFVIQVLGVVPPLIIQNILDGVVVHQNMGLLNLLILGLIVSSVFSQLMSSVRAYLANFMVRNMDFAMMSHFFKHTLSLPFSFFAKRKTGDIFARFQENQTIRAFLTESTVTTALNLLMVFIYFTIMFLYNVKMTLVLIAFVIPIAILTIVATPKVKAFAREVFTTTTDARSYLMEALGGVETVKGMGIERPVRLKWEKKYAKALEVQYRAQAFHILVGLASQLLNAATTIAVLWVGANLVLQRELTVGQLIAFNAFMGSVLAPLMGLVALWGQLNDAGVAMERLGDVLDLDPEQKPQDLASRVMLPDLQGEINLEGVYFRYGGAETPYVLENISFSIKPGELLAIVGRSGSGKTTLAKMLVGFYVPTEGKITVDGYDLGVIDKEYYRAQIGYVMQSNLLFSGTIAENIACGDDSPDRRHIEEVAKMADAHAFISKLPLGYEQVVGERGVGLSGGQIQRLCIARALYHDPRLLVFDEATSALDTQSESNILGNMQEILQGRTAVIIAHRLSTIMRADKILVLYEGAIVEQGRHEELLERKGMYYQLVQKQLSSE encoded by the coding sequence ATGGAAGCCAGCCCCGAACTGCATCCGCTCGCCGATTTCCTGGCTGGCGTGGAAATACTCTCGCCGTTCTCGCGCGAGGAAATGGAGCGGCTGGCGGAGCATGCGCAGGTGCTTTCGTACGGCTTTGGCGAGACCATCTGCAATGCGGGCGAGGCGGCAGACGGGCTCTTCATCATCAAGTCGGGGTCCGTGCGCATCTTCAACGAAGACAATGGCAAGGAAGTCAGCCTTGGCGTGCGCAAGGCGCGCGAGGTGTTTGCCGACATTGCCATGCTGCGCGAGTACCGGCATGAATCCTCGGTGCGCTCGTCCGCCAAGACCGAGCTGCTCTTTATTCCGCGCAGCGTGACCGAGCCCATGATTGCGCAAAATCCGGCGGCGATGGCTTTTGTCGCCAGCTATGTGGCGATCAGTTCGGCCGGCGGCTTTGTCGCCCGCTTGTTCGACCTGCGCGGCAAGCTCGACAAGAGTGAGCTGGAGGAGGCCGTGCGCAGCGTGGGGGTGAAGCGCGTGTCCGCCGGCAAGGAAATCCTGAAGCAGGATGCGCGGGAGGATCGCCGCCTGTACGTGGTGCGCCAGGGCGAAGTGCGCATCGTGCGGACCGAGGAGGGTGTCGAGTATCCATTGGCGACCTTGCGCCAGGGCGACATCTTTGGCGAGCGCGCGTGCGTGATGCGCCAGGAGCAGATTGCGTCGGCCATCGCCGGCACGGATGCGCGGCTGCTGGTGATTCCGGAAAAGACCGTGCAGCTGATCCTGGAGCGCAATCCAAAGCTGCGCGAGGTGCTGGAAGAACGCATCCGCTTTATCGACCGGGAGCTGCACCGGCAGAAGAAGATGGCTGAGCGGCGCAAGCATCCGGTGATGCTCGACCTGCGCTCGAAGCCGGAGTTCGGCGAACGCGTTATCCGCCGCTTCGCCCTGGTCGAGCAAGCCGAGGAGATGGATTGCGGCGCTGCCTGCCTGGCGATGATCTGCCGCCATCACGGCATCCCCATGACGCTCGGCAAGCTGCGCGAGCTGGCCAACGTGACCACGCAGGGCGCCACGCTGGACAGCCTGGCCCGCGCAGGCGAGTCGCTCGGCTTTACCACGCGCGGCGTGCAGTGCACACATGATTCCTTGCTGGGTTTCGAGCTGCCGTTCATCGTGCACTGGGAGGGCTACCACTACGTGGTGGTCTACGGCGTATCGAAGCGCTGGGTGTGGGTGGCCGACCCGGCCCTCGGCTTTCGCAAGATGGGCGTGGAGGAATTCGAGCGCGGGTGGAGCGGCACCTGCCTGCTTTTCACCTCCGGCGAAAGCATGGCGCAACTGGCGGTGGCGCGCTCGCCCTGGCTGCGCTTCATCGGCTACCTGGCGCCGTACAAACGGATCCTTGCGCACTTGTTCATGGCGACCTTCGTGATCCAGGTGCTGGGCGTGGTGCCGCCCCTGATCATCCAGAACATCCTTGACGGGGTGGTTGTGCACCAGAACATGGGCCTGCTGAACCTGCTGATACTTGGGTTGATCGTTTCCAGCGTGTTTTCGCAACTGATGAGTTCGGTGCGGGCGTATCTCGCCAATTTCATGGTGCGCAATATGGACTTCGCCATGATGTCGCACTTCTTCAAGCACACCTTGTCGTTGCCATTTTCCTTCTTTGCCAAGCGCAAGACGGGCGACATCTTCGCCCGCTTCCAGGAGAACCAGACCATCCGCGCTTTCCTGACCGAGTCCACGGTCACGACGGCGCTGAACCTGCTGATGGTGTTTATCTACTTCACCATCATGTTTCTCTACAACGTCAAGATGACGCTGGTGCTGATCGCCTTCGTGATCCCGATCGCGATCCTGACGATCGTGGCAACGCCAAAGGTCAAGGCTTTCGCACGCGAGGTGTTCACCACCACGACCGATGCGCGCTCCTACCTGATGGAGGCGCTGGGCGGGGTGGAGACGGTCAAGGGCATGGGAATCGAGCGACCGGTGCGCCTGAAGTGGGAGAAGAAGTACGCCAAGGCGCTGGAGGTCCAGTACAGGGCGCAGGCGTTCCATATCCTCGTTGGGCTGGCCAGCCAGTTGCTCAATGCCGCGACCACCATCGCGGTGCTATGGGTGGGTGCCAACCTGGTGCTGCAGCGCGAGCTGACCGTTGGCCAGCTCATTGCGTTCAACGCCTTCATGGGCAGCGTGCTGGCGCCGTTGATGGGGCTGGTGGCATTGTGGGGCCAGCTCAACGATGCCGGCGTGGCGATGGAGCGCCTGGGCGACGTGCTGGACCTCGATCCGGAGCAAAAGCCGCAGGATCTGGCATCGCGCGTGATGCTGCCGGACCTGCAAGGCGAGATCAACCTGGAAGGCGTCTATTTCCGCTACGGCGGCGCCGAGACGCCCTACGTGCTGGAGAACATCAGCTTCAGCATCAAGCCCGGCGAGTTGCTGGCCATCGTGGGGCGCAGCGGATCGGGCAAGACCACGCTGGCCAAGATGCTGGTGGGGTTCTACGTGCCCACGGAAGGCAAGATCACCGTGGACGGCTACGATCTCGGCGTGATCGACAAAGAGTATTACCGCGCGCAGATCGGCTACGTGATGCAGAGCAACCTGCTGTTCTCGGGCACCATCGCCGAGAACATCGCCTGCGGCGACGACAGCCCTGATCGCCGCCATATCGAGGAAGTCGCCAAGATGGCCGATGCCCACGCGTTCATCAGCAAGCTGCCGCTGGGTTACGAGCAGGTGGTGGGCGAGCGCGGCGTGGGTTTGTCCGGCGGCCAGATCCAGCGCCTGTGCATTGCCCGCGCGCTTTATCACGATCCGCGCTTGCTGGTCTTCGACGAGGCAACCTCTGCGCTGGACACGCAATCGGAGAGCAATATCCTTGGCAACATGCAGGAGATCCTGCAGGGCCGCACGGCCGTGATCATCGCGCACCGCCTGAGCACCATCATGCGCGCGGACAAGATCCTGGTGCTGTACGAAGGGGCCATCGTCGAGCAAGGGCGGCATGAGGAACTGCTGGAGCGCAAGGGCATGTACTACCAGCTGGTGCAGAAGCAACTGAGCTCGGAGTGA
- a CDS encoding peptidylprolyl isomerase produces the protein MTAIVRVDDEVIGVEEFIRVLKLTGQFEGLIEQIVRDKLTVHAAKKQGITVSPQEIQERADQFRRVQGLHRATEMNHYLDVLGVSLDEFEAFVTDSLYQEKMLAEVASDKAVEAYFKLHSPKFDSIEVSHIVVDAEGKAKELISYLRDDPDSFAEMAREHSIADTKEQGGAIGKVLRGSLKTDIEAKVFNAAPGDLLGPFPSQDRSFFEIFMVSAKHPAMLDAEVAAEVRRLLREDWLMARAQEHVIEAR, from the coding sequence ATGACAGCGATTGTGCGGGTCGACGATGAAGTCATCGGGGTCGAGGAATTCATCCGGGTCCTGAAGCTCACGGGCCAATTCGAAGGGCTGATCGAGCAGATCGTCAGGGACAAGCTCACGGTGCACGCGGCGAAGAAGCAGGGCATCACCGTGTCTCCGCAGGAGATCCAGGAACGCGCCGATCAGTTCCGGCGCGTGCAGGGCTTGCACCGCGCGACGGAGATGAACCATTACCTCGATGTGCTCGGTGTGAGCCTGGACGAGTTCGAGGCGTTCGTGACCGATAGCCTCTACCAGGAAAAGATGCTTGCCGAGGTGGCCAGCGACAAGGCGGTCGAGGCCTACTTCAAGCTGCACTCGCCGAAGTTCGACAGCATCGAGGTGAGCCATATCGTGGTGGACGCCGAGGGCAAGGCAAAAGAGCTGATCTCCTATCTGCGCGACGATCCCGACAGCTTTGCCGAGATGGCGCGCGAGCACTCCATCGCGGACACGAAGGAGCAGGGCGGCGCGATCGGCAAGGTTCTGCGCGGCTCGCTGAAGACGGATATCGAAGCCAAGGTGTTCAACGCCGCCCCTGGCGACCTGCTCGGTCCGTTTCCGTCACAAGACCGCTCCTTCTTCGAGATCTTCATGGTGAGCGCCAAGCATCCTGCCATGCTCGATGCCGAGGTGGCGGCGGAGGTGCGCCGGCTCCTGCGTGAAGACTGGCTGATGGCCAGGGCGCAGGAACACGTCATCGAAGCGCGTTAG
- a CDS encoding HlyD family efflux transporter periplasmic adaptor subunit, with translation MKDDSRDNRLKPLSEALEDHSAEGIAILSAEPWKLMQISVLVMVSLVVCALAWSFVGHADVIVSADGTLAPESEVRRFYAPVDGELADLYVAEGQPVNKDDVLARLNARGAIEAATNALEAQLKLQDSEREWKQFPDKKLLMERKAAALKQQIDVAERLHENRTAEGTTRLAEQQRAQLQQARSNLDSARRTREFARLEQDRYARLFALPGGGGVSQSQVESKRIAAVEAENALQIAQSRLAELDSKLSQEFNQATVQLEGSSQELTNLRIQYDAALREIANTEDKLRLQVQTARLVAEAAARIRFENIDKDNFLLILAPVAGVITDVSSTQRGDKVLANTPLGGIAPKNARPVLKIEIAERDRAFLREGLPVKLKFNAFPYQRYGLIAGTLEYISPATKLAGPNKQPVYEGRVRLAQDYYTVADNKYPLRYGMTATAEIVVRERRLIDLGLDPFRQVAG, from the coding sequence ATGAAGGACGACAGCCGAGACAATCGCCTTAAGCCGCTGTCCGAGGCGCTTGAGGACCACAGCGCTGAGGGCATTGCCATTCTCAGCGCGGAGCCGTGGAAGCTGATGCAGATCTCCGTGCTGGTCATGGTGTCGCTGGTCGTCTGTGCGCTGGCCTGGTCGTTTGTGGGCCACGCGGATGTGATCGTGTCCGCGGACGGCACTCTCGCCCCGGAGTCCGAAGTGCGGCGATTCTATGCGCCCGTGGACGGGGAACTGGCGGATCTCTATGTGGCCGAGGGCCAGCCGGTGAACAAGGACGACGTGCTGGCGCGGCTCAATGCGCGTGGCGCGATCGAGGCTGCCACCAATGCGCTGGAGGCGCAGCTCAAGCTGCAGGATTCCGAGCGAGAGTGGAAGCAGTTTCCCGACAAGAAGCTGTTGATGGAGCGCAAGGCGGCAGCGTTGAAGCAGCAGATCGATGTGGCGGAGCGCCTGCACGAGAATCGCACGGCAGAGGGCACGACCCGGCTCGCGGAACAACAGCGAGCACAGTTGCAGCAGGCGCGCAGCAACCTGGACAGCGCGCGTCGGACGCGTGAATTCGCGCGCCTGGAGCAGGACCGCTATGCCCGCCTGTTTGCGCTGCCGGGCGGCGGCGGGGTCTCGCAGTCACAGGTGGAGAGTAAGCGGATTGCGGCTGTCGAGGCGGAGAACGCGTTGCAGATTGCCCAGTCGCGCCTGGCCGAGCTGGATTCCAAGCTGAGCCAGGAATTCAACCAGGCCACCGTGCAGCTCGAAGGCAGCAGCCAGGAGCTGACCAACCTGCGCATCCAGTACGACGCCGCGCTGCGCGAGATAGCCAATACGGAAGACAAGCTGCGCCTGCAGGTGCAGACCGCGCGGCTGGTGGCCGAGGCCGCGGCGCGCATCCGTTTCGAGAATATCGACAAGGACAACTTCCTGCTGATCCTGGCGCCCGTGGCGGGCGTGATCACCGATGTCAGCTCCACGCAGCGCGGTGACAAGGTCCTGGCCAATACGCCATTGGGCGGCATCGCGCCCAAGAACGCACGCCCCGTGCTCAAGATCGAGATTGCCGAGCGCGATCGCGCCTTCCTGCGCGAGGGCTTGCCCGTCAAGCTGAAATTCAACGCCTTTCCTTACCAGCGCTATGGCTTGATTGCCGGCACGCTCGAGTACATCTCGCCAGCGACCAAGCTGGCGGGGCCGAACAAGCAGCCGGTGTACGAGGGGCGCGTCCGCCTGGCGCAAGACTACTACACGGTGGCGGACAACAAGTACCCGCTGCGCTACGGCATGACCGCCACGGCGGAAATCGTGGTGCGCGAGCGGCGCCTGATCGACCTGGGGCTGGATCCGTTCCGGCAGGTGGCGGGATGA
- a CDS encoding FHA domain-containing protein, whose amino-acid sequence MAPDEALIVEMRAKVGQAFDIVLEPISNPELGEIRIDESLFAVGRAEAPFAAYPPDVAAVLSRRHARIFSEHGAAYIADLGSKNGTTVNGAAVAQQPARLRDGDELRFGAALSYLVRLRARAPVQAASPAPMVLALVPERDDLGLQPIEVAGFPFLISKADEAFSRYKESYPHQVNYVSRRHAHIFLKGNDPFVEDLGSTNGTFVNGKRVDEHAVALGEGDLLAFGGNHFVYRVGICNGAAADATLTRAILPPPAVAEAPAQDKAAPVLAPVAPAPAAAPAPATPAHDPDKTTFVAAAGSFLDIFCVDYAAQQEDEVNQEALPQPEGDGGATDTPRAQGKFALVMGRLGSSFGASERAGLKRAARWGGAVAIAVVALLLFLYLRGAPEREMRSLMAGGDYARAAAVADAYLERHPDNAQFRAMGTEALLRDQVPGWIGKLQARDFHGAETALARMKTLGAHNADARGVLDELDWIGRLNRFVAGRGGVDAPIRIFTDEASMRALLKHWNDDTPAHQRTLDRIAAYVPQFREPYADALSYVRKLQSDDSVYLAAIDRLNASLATGLASDHPEALQAMLADYAEKYPRLAGMDRIKEDLRQYIALDGAARAATLGPLMAQMAKASFSTPPFQARFRELAASRLPPPDLVRQYAEVDKAWRAGDSAKAFAGLQAIKTGPWAEAAARDLARKQAVAAQFVDLQKARGSKGYEDALLSFYAMLDPAEDAYFLKAVEPDVAAIHDAAIRRAQELMNAALASWRQYRRDGAIGGEQRLEPDISAKFRAQARLLSNASAQARQGMRIYAQLKVGDTAQWSQVREDIDSETEMQRRSLQELRMVLSPALLKSKLALIGGEGDEGRQPRQSP is encoded by the coding sequence ATGGCTCCAGACGAAGCTCTGATTGTCGAGATGCGGGCGAAGGTGGGGCAGGCGTTCGATATCGTGCTCGAGCCTATCTCCAACCCTGAGCTCGGCGAAATCCGCATCGACGAGAGCCTGTTCGCCGTGGGTCGCGCGGAAGCGCCTTTCGCGGCATACCCGCCCGATGTGGCCGCGGTGCTCTCGCGCCGTCATGCGCGCATCTTCTCCGAGCATGGCGCGGCGTATATCGCTGACCTGGGCAGCAAGAACGGCACCACCGTCAACGGCGCGGCCGTGGCACAGCAGCCGGCCAGGCTGCGCGATGGCGACGAACTGCGCTTCGGTGCTGCGCTGTCCTACCTGGTGCGGCTACGCGCGCGCGCGCCGGTCCAGGCGGCAAGCCCGGCGCCGATGGTGCTGGCGCTCGTGCCCGAGCGCGACGATCTTGGGCTGCAGCCGATCGAGGTGGCTGGCTTTCCCTTCCTGATCAGCAAGGCGGATGAGGCTTTCTCCCGTTACAAGGAGAGTTATCCGCACCAGGTCAACTATGTCTCGCGCCGCCATGCGCACATCTTCCTGAAAGGGAACGATCCATTTGTCGAAGACCTCGGTAGTACCAACGGGACCTTCGTCAACGGCAAGCGGGTCGATGAGCACGCGGTCGCACTGGGCGAGGGAGACCTTCTTGCGTTCGGTGGCAATCATTTTGTCTATCGGGTTGGCATATGCAACGGGGCCGCCGCCGACGCCACCCTCACGCGTGCGATCCTGCCGCCGCCCGCTGTCGCCGAAGCGCCTGCCCAGGACAAGGCGGCTCCTGTCTTGGCCCCGGTGGCACCGGCACCCGCCGCGGCGCCAGCACCCGCCACGCCGGCGCATGATCCCGACAAGACCACGTTTGTCGCCGCGGCGGGTTCCTTCCTGGATATTTTCTGCGTCGACTATGCCGCCCAGCAGGAGGATGAGGTCAACCAGGAGGCATTGCCCCAGCCGGAAGGCGATGGGGGGGCGACGGATACGCCGCGCGCGCAGGGCAAGTTCGCGCTTGTCATGGGCAGGCTAGGCAGCAGCTTTGGCGCTTCGGAGCGCGCTGGCCTGAAGCGCGCGGCGCGCTGGGGCGGTGCCGTCGCCATAGCGGTAGTGGCGTTGCTGCTCTTCCTGTACTTGCGCGGCGCGCCCGAGCGCGAGATGAGGTCCTTGATGGCCGGCGGCGACTATGCCCGCGCCGCTGCCGTGGCCGACGCGTACCTGGAGCGCCACCCGGATAATGCACAGTTCCGCGCGATGGGTACCGAGGCGCTGCTGCGCGACCAGGTGCCGGGATGGATCGGCAAGCTGCAGGCGCGCGACTTCCATGGCGCCGAAACGGCGCTGGCGCGTATGAAGACGCTCGGCGCGCACAATGCCGACGCGCGCGGCGTGCTCGATGAACTCGACTGGATCGGGCGGCTGAACCGCTTCGTGGCCGGCCGGGGCGGCGTGGATGCGCCGATCCGCATCTTCACCGATGAGGCCAGCATGCGTGCGCTGCTCAAGCACTGGAATGACGACACGCCCGCGCACCAGCGCACGCTGGACCGCATTGCCGCCTATGTGCCGCAATTCAGGGAGCCCTATGCCGATGCACTCAGCTATGTGCGCAAGCTGCAGAGCGACGACTCGGTCTATCTGGCCGCCATCGACCGCTTGAATGCTTCGCTTGCCACCGGGTTGGCGAGCGACCACCCTGAGGCGCTGCAGGCCATGCTGGCGGACTACGCGGAGAAGTATCCAAGACTCGCCGGCATGGATCGCATCAAGGAGGACCTGCGGCAGTACATTGCGCTGGACGGCGCGGCGCGCGCCGCCACGCTTGGCCCGCTGATGGCCCAGATGGCCAAGGCCAGCTTTTCCACGCCGCCCTTCCAGGCGCGCTTTCGCGAACTGGCAGCCAGCCGCCTGCCGCCGCCGGATCTGGTGCGGCAGTACGCCGAGGTGGACAAGGCCTGGCGCGCGGGAGACAGCGCCAAGGCGTTCGCCGGGCTGCAAGCGATAAAGACGGGGCCGTGGGCCGAGGCCGCGGCCAGGGACCTCGCGCGCAAGCAGGCCGTCGCCGCGCAGTTTGTCGATCTGCAGAAGGCGCGCGGCAGCAAGGGCTATGAGGACGCCTTGCTGTCGTTCTACGCCATGCTCGATCCCGCCGAGGATGCCTACTTCCTGAAAGCGGTCGAGCCCGATGTGGCGGCGATACACGATGCCGCGATCCGGCGTGCGCAGGAACTGATGAACGCCGCGCTCGCGTCGTGGCGCCAGTATCGCCGCGATGGCGCCATCGGCGGCGAACAGCGGCTGGAGCCGGACATTTCCGCCAAGTTCCGCGCGCAGGCACGCCTGCTGTCCAATGCCAGCGCGCAAGCGCGCCAGGGCATGCGCATCTACGCGCAGTTGAAGGTTGGCGATACGGCGCAATGGAGCCAGGTCCGGGAGGATATCGATTCGGAGACGGAGATGCAGCGGCGTTCCCTGCAGGAACTGCGCATGGTGCTGAGCCCGGCGCTGCTCAAATCCAAGCTGGCATTGATCGGAGGGGAGGGTGATGAAGGACGACAGCCGAGACAATCGCCTTAA